The segment agcttgcaacgccagacagctaccggtcagtcgcgaaccagtttggggtgggcaaatctaccgtgggggttgttgtgatgcaagtagcgaaggcaatcgttgatgtactgctgccaaaggtagtgaccctgggaaacgtggaggcgatcatagatggcttcgcagcgatgggattcccaaactgcggtggggccatagatggaactcacatccctatcctggcaccggaccaccaggccacccagtacattaaccgaaagggatacttttccatggtgctgcaagcactggtggaccacaggggacgttttaccaacatctacgtgggatggccgggcaaggttcatgacgctcgtgttttcaggaactctggtctgtttagacggctgcaacaaggtatttacttcccggaccacaaaataactgttggggatgtggagatgcctatagtcatcctcggggacccagcctacccgctaatgccctggctcatgaagccctatactggcgccctggacactgaaaaagaactcttcaactaccggctgagcaagtgcagaatggtggtggagtgtgcttttggccgtctcaaggggagatggagaagcttactgactcgctgtgatctcagcgaaaccaatatccccattgttatagcagcttgctgtgtgctccacaatctctgtgagagcaagggggagacctttatggcggggtgggaggttgaggaaaatagcctggctggtgattactcacagccagacagccgggcgattagaagagaccagcgggaagcgctgtgcatccgggaggctttgaaagcaaagttcctgagtgagcagggtaacctgtgattttatagtttgtgtactgagaagctaaacctgcccccgtttctttacccaggtaatgttgactatcctatccagttacatacccccttcaccccccctccaacacacgtgtcgaaataaaaatagttctactttgttaaagcacaccgttttctttaatactgttttagcgggaattttttaaaactgggacgcagactgtggtgcggggcgggtctagtgttgtgatgcgaatgcagcttctaaactcaaggattgacaggctccgctgcggtgggatgcttgtttcaacggagcctgtcacccctcctgatcgggactgtgtgtatgggaggtctatttgactttgtggcagggggaggacggttacagatcccatgctgtgtggctctgtgatcctgtctaaggaccggcgcttaagatctgtaactgccctcccccgccacaaagtcacagagcaacccaccccccccaacattacatcaaaacaacctcccagactaaccggggcaactagtcactgcatcactgcactgtgtatgtgccctgctgctgtgcctgcccccgactatgtaccctgccaaaggagactgtcctgtccaatttccaaccccctttcccctcctcctccaaaagaacatgattgaaacagtagttaacagaaacgaattttttattatcaactacacatggcattgggaggtgaaacttggacgtgggcttgtgtcaggcgggaaggaaagaacttttcaaattttgggaaatgagagccttctgctactagagctctctgcaggggtggagtgagagttagcagggactctgccgcctctccttctttgcactttgggtgaggtgggtatgggacttggtggcgggggagggcggttagagatggactgcagcggggctctgtcctcctgcctccgttcctgcagaacatccacaaggcgccggagtgtgtccgtttgctccctcagtagtccaagcagcgttagagtcgcctgctggtcttcctgccgccacctctcctcccgatccatgttggcttggtgcattcgggtcaagttctcccgccactgggtctgctgtgctgcctgggcttgggaagaggccataagctcagagaacatgtcctcccgtgtcctcttcttcctacgcctaatccgcgctagcctctgggagtgtgattccaggctaggttgtgagacagtcgcagacggggctgtggaaatgggaaaaagggagtgaattcctctgaaagataaatgtagttgtgaacaaagaacatagtctttctctgtgaacaagaccatgcacagcacctttcacatgcgcactcagcacaaggtcgaattctcggccttcgcattctgtgcctggggtcttgaacagcacatttgagaagcgaggcagcacaacggaatttctgttgcaggcagacatggtaagccgtacacttgtggcagtttaaaacttttatattaccactggcctcatttcacatttaaatcaatgtcagtccctgctgccagcaatccggcaagcgggaactctgcccctgtcccaccccctcgcggctgtccccgggaacgatccctttcggctgcccctctcccgcctccaccgcgtggctgcaaaccagcggtgacagttctgtaaaggaacgggaaagcagtcccaacactaacattcccctacctaattaaaagcaggtcaccatggccgacatcaccctgatgaggatctccgagagcgacaaagagagaatgctccgggaaagcctccaaagaccagggccgtatgccgccctgctgtgcagagcaatgatccccgagtacctgataatctcgtggcgcggcaacgtgtcgtacttcggaggacccaataaggccgctctccccaagaacctcatgcaacggctttcaagttacctccaggagagcttcatcgagatgtcccaggaggattactgctctatccccgcacatatagaccgcattttactgtagctgcagtagcagggaatacacagtagagcggcttgtgcaggacaatcactgaaaaccggacattgctagatttcttttcaaaacttgcactgccccttactaaaccgttaagcgcctagggcacactaatcatgaacaacccattcttttaattgttaatattcctgttttgttaaaaataaatgtttagatgtttacaacacttactggctgatccttcaccagattctgtgtccggggtaatggctggggacgcttcgtaggggatctctgtaagggtgatgaagagatcctggctgtcggggaaatcagcgttgtgagagctgccaactgcctcgccctcctcatctccttcctcatcttccccgtcccctaacatgtctgaggaaccggccgtggacagtatcccatcctcagagtccacggtcactggtggggtagtggtggcggcagcaccgaggatggaatgcagtgcctcgtagaaacgggatgtctggggatgggatccggagcgtccgtttgcctctttggtcttctggtagccttgtctcagctccttgattttcacgcggcactgcgttgcatcccggctgtatcctctctctgccatgtctttagagatcttctcgtagatctttgcattccttcttttggatcgcagctcggaaagcacggactcatcgccccacacagcgatgagatccaagacttcacgatcagtccatgctggggctctttctattcacagactgcatggccatcactgctggagagctctgcatcgttgccagtgctgctgtgctcgccacgatgtccagacaggaaatgagattcaaactggccagacaggaaaaggaattcaaattcaaattttcccggggcttttc is part of the Chrysemys picta bellii isolate R12L10 chromosome 2, ASM1138683v2, whole genome shotgun sequence genome and harbors:
- the LOC135981350 gene encoding uncharacterized protein LOC135981350; protein product: MAERGYSRDATQCRVKIKELRQGYQKTKEANGRSGSHPQTSRFYEALHSILGAAATTTPPVTVDSEDGILSTAGSSDMLGDGEDEEGDEEGEAVGSSHNADFPDSQDLFITLTEIPYEASPAITPDTESGEGSATPSATVSQPSLESHSQRLARIRRRKKRTREDMFSELMASSQAQAAQQTQWRENLTRMHQANMDREERWRQEDQQATLTLLGLLREQTDTLRRLVDVLQERRQEDRAPLQSISNRPPPPPSPIPTSPKVQRRRGGRVPANSHSTPAESSSSRRLSFPKI